In Leptospira congkakensis, one DNA window encodes the following:
- a CDS encoding beta-galactosidase: MQSEKRKNMIFGACYYPEQWNPKDWDEDLKIMKEMGLSSVRLAEFAWGLMEPKEGKFDFSLFDAVLKKVQDHGMTAILGTPTATFPPWLYKKFPEIVQVSKEGIVRGIGTRRQACFSSPAYKKATERIVTAMAKHFGNHPAVVGWQIDNEPGHEGSDVDYSPLALKNFRSWLKTKYKTLDSLNKRWGNIFWGVIYSDWNEIPLPAAHVASNFNPAMIQDYYRFQSDELVSYIHFQAEILRKYSKGKPLTTNLYPSPFLPITDMADMFSKLDYVSWDNYPVWGNQQEPYPHPLVTATQQYSRGLKNKPYTVMEQFSGVQGHDTLGYLPPPGQIGLWLTQAIVNGANQIYFFRYRTARFGQEQLCYGILDHGKRKTAKYFELKDTIEDIREFAADIADSPYKAEVAILHDIENSRNYKHQPLSDGLKFAPVPFAQVGYDIELATWFAGTNVLNVNSHSLPISAENDWSQYKVLTLPLYTMFDPAVVEKLKTYVAGGGTLVLGYRAGIKDKDHWMVEEPVPGVFGEMTGVEVFQFEAPATDKVGIRMGILPLKGAKFCEILEPKTAKVIAKYNDSKKFYSGKPAITVNSYGKGKVYYVGTSLTPESFILFYRKVLKGAGVPFGFLGATIERHYREGKKYNYQITMNHSSKYRLAGLSILKPFGYRIKKIPK, from the coding sequence CTGCAATCTGAAAAAAGGAAAAATATGATCTTTGGCGCCTGTTATTATCCGGAACAATGGAACCCTAAGGATTGGGATGAAGACCTAAAAATTATGAAAGAGATGGGTCTTTCTTCTGTAAGACTCGCAGAATTTGCTTGGGGACTTATGGAACCCAAGGAAGGAAAGTTCGACTTTTCTTTGTTTGATGCTGTTTTAAAGAAAGTCCAAGACCATGGAATGACTGCGATTCTCGGAACACCGACGGCAACGTTCCCACCCTGGTTGTACAAAAAATTTCCGGAAATCGTTCAGGTTTCTAAAGAGGGAATTGTTCGAGGGATTGGTACAAGACGCCAAGCCTGTTTTTCTTCCCCTGCTTACAAAAAAGCAACGGAACGAATTGTTACCGCCATGGCCAAACATTTTGGCAACCATCCGGCAGTAGTAGGCTGGCAAATTGACAATGAACCAGGACATGAAGGCTCCGATGTTGATTATTCTCCATTAGCTCTTAAAAACTTTCGTTCATGGCTGAAAACAAAATACAAAACCTTAGATTCGCTTAACAAACGTTGGGGGAACATTTTTTGGGGAGTGATTTACTCGGATTGGAATGAAATTCCTCTACCGGCTGCTCATGTGGCTAGTAACTTTAACCCAGCGATGATCCAAGACTATTATAGGTTCCAATCAGATGAACTAGTTTCCTACATCCATTTCCAAGCTGAGATTTTGAGAAAGTACAGCAAAGGAAAACCTCTCACAACGAATCTTTATCCTTCTCCTTTTTTACCAATCACAGATATGGCAGATATGTTTTCCAAATTGGACTATGTGTCTTGGGATAACTATCCTGTTTGGGGGAACCAACAAGAACCATACCCACATCCACTGGTTACAGCCACTCAACAATATTCTAGAGGTTTAAAGAACAAACCATACACCGTGATGGAACAATTTTCGGGTGTTCAAGGTCACGATACTTTGGGTTACCTTCCACCGCCGGGTCAAATTGGTCTTTGGCTCACACAAGCCATAGTGAATGGCGCGAACCAAATTTATTTTTTCCGTTACCGCACGGCTCGTTTTGGTCAGGAACAACTTTGTTATGGAATTCTAGACCATGGAAAAAGAAAAACTGCCAAATACTTTGAATTAAAAGATACAATCGAAGACATTCGTGAGTTTGCTGCTGATATCGCAGATTCGCCTTACAAAGCAGAGGTGGCAATTTTACACGATATCGAAAATTCACGTAATTACAAACACCAACCTCTCAGTGATGGTTTAAAATTTGCTCCTGTTCCTTTTGCCCAGGTAGGCTACGATATTGAACTCGCCACTTGGTTTGCAGGAACCAATGTTTTGAATGTAAACTCTCATTCCCTTCCCATTAGTGCAGAGAACGACTGGTCTCAGTACAAAGTATTAACACTCCCTCTCTATACAATGTTTGATCCAGCAGTTGTGGAAAAATTAAAAACCTATGTAGCAGGTGGGGGAACTTTGGTTCTTGGTTACCGCGCGGGAATCAAAGACAAGGACCACTGGATGGTTGAAGAACCAGTTCCCGGTGTATTTGGTGAAATGACTGGGGTTGAAGTGTTTCAGTTTGAGGCACCCGCAACGGACAAAGTTGGGATTCGAATGGGAATATTACCTCTGAAAGGTGCCAAGTTTTGTGAAATTCTGGAACCAAAAACAGCAAAGGTCATCGCAAAGTATAATGACTCTAAAAAATTCTATTCAGGAAAACCAGCCATCACAGTGAATTCTTATGGAAAAGGCAAAGTTTATTATGTGGGAACTTCCTTAACTCCTGAAAGTTTCATTCTATTTTACCGAAAGGTATTAAAAGGGGCAGGAGTTCCTTTTGGTTTTCTTGGAGCAACGATTGAACGCCATTATCGTGAAGGAAAAAAATACAATTACCAAATCACGATGAATCATTCGTCGAAGTATAGATTGGCTGGCCTTTCGATTTTAAAACCTTTTGGATATAGAATCAAAAAGATTCCAAAATAG
- a CDS encoding Hsp33 family molecular chaperone HslO, translating to MSDQVILGISNTHHYRFTLVDLTETAKEPMFLHSLNKEMSVFLSKTMMGALFLAEMTKNQQKVSIQWKDDSNKQALAYSDRYGKMKSVAYSASHEEGDIRNEFILGQGIMKVIRWDFDSDTYQSYTNLVEDTFEVNFIKYLTESEQIKAIVGMEVYPFDFPGNDFSAKGLFFEALPDAPEESFTYLISKIQPLVRKEAFWALNIDEMLASLQTEIGSELEVLSKESPEFLCDCSRHKVADIIASLGKQEADSIIDEFGKIEITCEFCRTAYQFNSFDVEKFFNQ from the coding sequence ATGTCTGACCAAGTTATTTTAGGTATATCCAACACCCACCACTATCGATTCACTTTAGTCGATTTGACAGAAACAGCCAAAGAACCTATGTTTCTTCATTCTCTAAACAAAGAAATGTCCGTATTCCTTTCCAAAACCATGATGGGTGCACTCTTTCTCGCAGAGATGACAAAAAACCAACAAAAGGTTAGTATCCAATGGAAGGATGATTCCAACAAACAGGCTTTAGCCTACAGTGATCGTTACGGAAAGATGAAGTCTGTGGCTTATTCTGCAAGTCATGAAGAAGGTGACATTCGAAACGAATTCATTTTAGGCCAAGGAATCATGAAAGTGATCCGTTGGGATTTTGATTCGGACACATACCAATCTTACACAAACCTTGTGGAAGATACTTTCGAAGTTAATTTTATCAAATACTTAACCGAATCGGAACAAATCAAAGCCATTGTGGGAATGGAAGTGTATCCTTTTGATTTTCCAGGAAATGATTTTTCCGCCAAAGGTTTGTTTTTTGAAGCGTTGCCGGATGCACCGGAAGAAAGTTTTACTTATCTTATTTCCAAAATCCAACCCTTAGTGAGAAAGGAAGCATTTTGGGCGCTGAATATCGATGAGATGTTAGCATCATTGCAAACAGAGATTGGATCGGAGTTGGAAGTTCTCAGCAAAGAATCTCCAGAATTTTTGTGTGATTGTTCCAGACATAAAGTGGCTGATATCATTGCTTCCCTTGGCAAACAAGAAGCCGATTCCATCATCGATGAATTTGGAAAGATTGAAATCACTTGTGAATTTTGTAGAACGGCTTACCAATTCAATTCCTTTGATGTGGAGAAATTCTTTAATCAATGA
- the tsaE gene encoding tRNA (adenosine(37)-N6)-threonylcarbamoyltransferase complex ATPase subunit type 1 TsaE: MKASFLSLRESELNPVFLSLDQLVKQFLEKNRFPVILISGEMGAGKTTFIREWYSRFGTESSINSPTFSLYNIYDSPNFRLYHFDLYRLKSTEELDELGFEEIWGKEAVSAIEWWQIAELYLPKTNRIRLSIDADSIEVRSYTLEWSEEEIR; this comes from the coding sequence ATGAAAGCCAGTTTTCTCTCCCTCAGAGAATCGGAACTGAACCCAGTGTTTTTAAGTTTGGACCAATTGGTAAAACAATTCTTAGAGAAAAACAGGTTCCCAGTCATTCTGATTTCTGGTGAAATGGGTGCCGGTAAAACCACTTTCATTCGCGAATGGTATAGCCGGTTTGGAACAGAAAGTTCCATCAATTCCCCTACTTTTTCCTTATACAATATTTATGATTCGCCTAACTTTCGTTTATACCATTTTGATTTGTACCGACTGAAATCTACTGAAGAACTGGATGAACTTGGATTCGAAGAAATTTGGGGAAAAGAAGCGGTCTCTGCGATTGAATGGTGGCAAATTGCAGAACTTTATCTACCAAAAACCAATCGGATTCGATTGTCGATTGATGCAGATTCGATAGAAGTCCGTTCCTATACCTTAGAATGGTCGGAAGAAGAAATTCGATGA
- the tsaB gene encoding tRNA (adenosine(37)-N6)-threonylcarbamoyltransferase complex dimerization subunit type 1 TsaB: MNVLYFDTTQDWIQVLVARSSENLELEILSEQTETTPKESSYKLVEFIRVGLETANIKKPDLILVASGPGSFTGIRITVTTARDLSQLWKIPVFGVDSLEAYLVGIAENKVGKGSSQLCLDGKQGKYYTKFETENGFSESLDMTPESIESKIKTREWTPNNWYYTGNMPKFYPSTAIKIEATNLNLSSILLYSLKEYFKTEPNKNDYLSLLPNYIRGTYVDHK; encoded by the coding sequence ATGAATGTCCTCTATTTTGACACAACCCAAGACTGGATTCAGGTTCTTGTTGCTAGATCTTCTGAAAACTTAGAGTTAGAAATTCTTTCAGAACAAACGGAAACCACACCAAAAGAATCCTCTTATAAATTGGTGGAATTCATCCGTGTCGGTTTGGAAACCGCAAACATTAAAAAGCCAGATCTAATCCTTGTCGCGAGTGGACCGGGATCATTTACCGGTATTCGCATAACAGTCACTACTGCGAGAGACCTTTCTCAACTATGGAAAATTCCAGTTTTTGGAGTGGATAGTTTGGAGGCCTATTTGGTAGGAATTGCTGAAAACAAAGTTGGTAAAGGAAGTTCCCAACTCTGTTTGGATGGCAAACAAGGAAAATACTATACAAAATTTGAAACAGAAAATGGTTTTTCCGAGTCTTTGGACATGACTCCAGAAAGTATAGAATCAAAAATTAAAACGAGAGAATGGACACCTAACAATTGGTACTATACTGGCAATATGCCTAAGTTTTACCCTAGTACCGCCATAAAAATTGAAGCGACAAACCTAAATCTTTCGTCTATACTACTGTATAGTTTGAAAGAGTATTTCAAAACAGAACCTAATAAAAACGACTATTTATCTCTCCTGCCCAACTACATCCGCGGGACCTACGTAGATCACAAATGA
- a CDS encoding ribonuclease R family protein: protein MDTYKIQKKIIEFLDQKSGKDITRQEIKKKFTESSEFKRPDPKTKKVKSFKRKEKVPRKEIEFLIDQLLNLLESEGLLIPNKKYLTVASPFRLTGRISISRRGDGFISLPSKNEIFVPGPMTNSAITGDKVEVIPLGVGKRDRLEAEVTNIVKRGRVLYRMRVKEKTNKFVFGNFLDMLGEGKEGVLHVKSILKDTFDSINVNDTLIVKFKEGAIPQDNLYDVSFIRFESDTKEDSDLQRILMKYNYDPVHPDFIPLDFPEEVSEKTVSDWNSRTDLRDLYAVTIDGITAKDFDDAISFVDEGNRLRVWIHIADVSYYVEKDSPLDKEAYERATSVYLANRVVPMLPPILSEDLCSLVANTNRLAFTVEMEASKSGEIYNAKFYKSVIKVNTRYTYEMAEEEIKAKDPKNWMYQVSQFTEALRKRRMEAGRIDLNLRETTITWNERKEPVGIVNRERLTSHMLIEELMLSANLKVDEFLRKRKAPSLHRIHEAMDEEKLETLNHFLQLNGYNIQIKDTSYAEIMKAVKEIEDGSVGKIFNYLLLRSFMQAYYGSDPLGHWGLGFKDYCHFTSPIRRYPDLIVHRVLQATLLETERAYSENEIAVMGLHCSEEERRAADAERDIVKIKSFRYLESTGIQEFKGFIVGIRPSQIFVELDISNLEGVLDKSEFTDEFEVMIKNDFSFYSKKYSKIFFIGDPVSVSLDRIDFEEIKVFLKLKDFKKDEPSPKKK, encoded by the coding sequence ATGGATACCTATAAAATACAAAAGAAAATCATAGAATTTCTGGATCAAAAATCCGGAAAGGACATCACAAGACAAGAGATCAAAAAAAAATTTACCGAATCAAGTGAATTCAAACGACCCGACCCAAAAACGAAGAAAGTAAAATCCTTCAAACGAAAAGAAAAAGTTCCAAGAAAGGAAATCGAATTCCTCATCGACCAACTTCTCAATTTATTAGAATCCGAAGGATTACTGATTCCTAACAAAAAATATTTAACTGTAGCAAGTCCCTTTCGCCTAACAGGAAGAATCTCCATTTCTCGTAGGGGTGATGGTTTTATCTCTCTCCCTTCCAAAAACGAAATTTTTGTTCCAGGCCCAATGACCAATTCCGCGATCACGGGAGACAAGGTAGAAGTCATTCCTTTGGGAGTTGGAAAAAGAGACAGGCTCGAAGCAGAAGTCACGAATATTGTAAAACGTGGCCGTGTTCTTTACCGAATGCGAGTGAAAGAAAAAACAAACAAATTTGTTTTTGGAAATTTCCTCGATATGCTCGGCGAAGGCAAAGAAGGAGTCCTTCACGTTAAATCCATTCTCAAAGATACCTTTGATTCGATTAATGTAAACGATACCCTCATCGTAAAATTCAAAGAGGGAGCCATCCCTCAGGACAATCTTTATGATGTGAGTTTTATTCGATTTGAATCGGATACTAAAGAAGACAGCGACTTGCAACGGATTCTAATGAAATACAATTACGATCCGGTGCATCCAGACTTTATTCCTTTGGACTTTCCTGAAGAAGTTTCGGAGAAAACGGTTTCTGATTGGAACAGTAGGACCGACTTACGGGATTTATATGCGGTCACAATTGATGGAATCACAGCAAAGGATTTTGATGATGCCATTAGTTTTGTCGATGAAGGAAATAGGCTTCGCGTATGGATTCATATTGCTGATGTTTCCTATTATGTAGAAAAAGATTCTCCTCTAGACAAAGAGGCCTATGAAAGAGCCACTTCGGTTTATTTAGCCAACCGAGTGGTTCCCATGTTACCACCGATTTTATCAGAAGACCTTTGCAGTTTGGTTGCGAATACCAATCGCCTGGCCTTTACCGTAGAGATGGAAGCAAGTAAATCTGGTGAAATTTACAATGCTAAGTTTTATAAATCCGTCATCAAAGTGAATACAAGATACACTTATGAAATGGCCGAAGAGGAAATCAAAGCCAAAGATCCCAAAAATTGGATGTATCAAGTTTCACAATTCACAGAAGCCCTTCGCAAACGTAGAATGGAAGCCGGACGAATCGATTTAAACTTACGCGAAACCACAATCACTTGGAACGAACGTAAAGAGCCTGTAGGAATAGTCAATCGTGAACGACTAACAAGCCATATGCTGATTGAAGAGTTGATGTTGTCTGCTAACTTGAAAGTAGATGAGTTTTTGAGAAAACGAAAAGCTCCATCATTGCATCGAATCCACGAAGCTATGGATGAAGAAAAGTTAGAGACTCTCAATCATTTTCTCCAATTGAATGGATATAACATCCAAATCAAAGATACAAGTTATGCAGAAATCATGAAGGCAGTAAAAGAGATCGAAGATGGTTCCGTTGGAAAAATTTTCAACTATTTACTGCTACGAAGTTTTATGCAGGCCTATTACGGATCCGATCCTCTCGGTCACTGGGGGCTTGGATTTAAAGACTATTGTCATTTCACCTCACCCATCCGCAGGTATCCTGATTTAATTGTGCATAGAGTATTACAAGCAACTCTTTTAGAAACTGAAAGAGCATACTCTGAAAATGAAATTGCTGTTATGGGACTTCATTGTTCAGAAGAAGAAAGAAGAGCCGCAGATGCGGAACGAGACATTGTAAAAATCAAATCGTTTCGTTATTTGGAATCAACGGGAATCCAAGAGTTTAAAGGATTTATTGTGGGGATCCGACCTTCTCAAATTTTTGTGGAATTAGATATTTCCAATTTGGAAGGTGTGCTCGATAAATCAGAGTTTACTGATGAATTTGAAGTTATGATCAAAAATGATTTCTCTTTTTATTCTAAAAAATATTCCAAAATATTTTTTATCGGCGATCCAGTTTCCGTAAGCCTTGATCGAATTGATTTTGAAGAGATCAAAGTTTTTTTAAAATTAAAAGATTTCAAAAAAGACGAACCCTCTCCAAAAAAGAAATAA
- a CDS encoding alkaline phosphatase family protein, which translates to MINQKNIKRNNAFIIAILLVLFSCGWEKDYKRAAYLSLQPDTDLILAPFPFNIFDREARDAITLSHYSKEEVKNILEDHNLSWETLNHEWQLDAEDENFSKEVNYTSHYTQYFYDTEIPIWIYGPKWIRNGQYSDEINQQHIPSIYGKILDFKFKNTIDVSYLDKIFQNETTKPEIIVTIVVDQGGRQLYKAHKGAYPFLEDFKNKSAYFKKAKVAHLESHTAVGHMAIGTGAFPKDSKIFSNEIYTYADGKVLHRPVYQGKNKDWDLSEMEVPSFADEWDLSNNNEPVIVSQCYAARAAVGMAGHGKLYNPITNESRKISPDNDYVYWQDIKNLSWSTYTDAFLVPKSVQKYNLYQFYLNHKKDISTHFDAKDLVDLISKIHHFQGSEFQAKMDGALFRDTITETILNTKKDKDGITDLGYVTLKATDAVGHLYGWESKEAEQVLKATDKEIETIFEFLKTNYGENFIMVVTADHGAAPMPEISDGLFLSHEMFFDSVNELLPESERTKHSLVKWVAHSQLSLDRDLMKKYQISEETIIQKIMSIQVRERQFFRKVWKREEIPNLSL; encoded by the coding sequence GTGATCAACCAAAAAAACATAAAACGAAATAATGCATTCATAATTGCTATCTTGCTAGTTCTCTTTAGTTGTGGTTGGGAAAAAGACTATAAACGTGCTGCCTATTTATCCTTACAACCAGATACCGATTTAATATTAGCACCATTTCCATTCAATATATTTGATAGAGAGGCAAGGGATGCAATCACTCTTTCGCATTATTCAAAGGAAGAGGTTAAAAATATTTTAGAAGATCACAATTTATCTTGGGAAACGTTAAACCACGAGTGGCAATTGGATGCGGAAGACGAAAACTTTTCGAAAGAAGTAAATTACACTTCGCATTATACACAATATTTTTATGATACAGAAATTCCCATTTGGATTTACGGGCCAAAATGGATTCGAAATGGACAATACTCGGATGAAATCAACCAACAGCATATTCCATCCATTTACGGAAAAATTTTAGACTTTAAGTTTAAAAATACAATCGATGTATCTTATTTAGATAAAATATTCCAAAACGAAACCACCAAACCAGAAATTATTGTTACCATTGTTGTGGACCAAGGCGGTAGACAACTTTACAAAGCTCACAAAGGTGCTTATCCCTTTCTTGAAGATTTTAAAAACAAATCTGCCTATTTCAAAAAAGCAAAAGTGGCCCATTTGGAATCGCATACAGCAGTCGGGCATATGGCGATTGGAACTGGTGCTTTTCCAAAAGATTCAAAGATCTTTTCAAATGAAATTTATACTTATGCGGACGGGAAAGTCCTCCATAGACCGGTATACCAAGGGAAAAACAAAGATTGGGATTTGAGCGAGATGGAGGTTCCAAGTTTTGCCGATGAATGGGACCTTTCAAACAATAACGAACCTGTCATCGTTAGCCAATGTTATGCGGCTAGAGCAGCCGTTGGAATGGCTGGTCATGGAAAACTATATAATCCAATCACAAATGAGTCTCGAAAAATTTCTCCAGATAATGATTATGTTTATTGGCAAGACATTAAAAATTTATCTTGGTCCACCTATACAGATGCATTCCTTGTTCCCAAGTCCGTGCAAAAGTACAATTTGTATCAATTCTATTTGAATCATAAAAAAGATATTTCTACTCATTTTGATGCAAAAGATCTTGTAGATTTAATTTCAAAAATTCATCATTTCCAAGGATCCGAATTCCAAGCGAAAATGGATGGTGCCCTTTTTCGCGATACCATTACAGAAACCATTCTTAATACAAAAAAAGATAAAGATGGAATCACGGATCTTGGTTATGTTACTTTAAAAGCCACAGATGCTGTTGGACATTTGTATGGATGGGAATCTAAAGAAGCGGAACAAGTTCTAAAAGCTACAGATAAAGAAATTGAAACTATCTTTGAATTTCTAAAAACCAATTATGGAGAAAATTTCATTATGGTGGTAACGGCTGACCATGGGGCAGCGCCAATGCCAGAAATATCCGATGGTCTCTTTTTAAGCCATGAAATGTTTTTTGATTCAGTAAACGAACTACTGCCAGAATCTGAAAGAACCAAACATTCTTTAGTTAAGTGGGTGGCTCATTCGCAGTTATCTTTGGATCGAGATTTGATGAAGAAATACCAAATCAGTGAAGAGACAATCATTCAAAAAATCATGTCGATTCAAGTGAGAGAAAGGCAGTTTTTTAGAAAGGTTTGGAAACGAGAAGAAATTCCGAATCTATCTTTATAA
- a CDS encoding CapA family protein — protein sequence MRIKVVGDLMCHNSQISTYYRVKTKDYDSSGSFEYVSNSLQDADLTLGNLETTIATDPNEFTGYPKFGSPIGYLTGIQDAGFDILSTANNHSADKGPFGIDNTIDSVIQKGMIPIGTFKTISDYLERKDFFTEINGIKIAIYNYTYSTNGIPVKNDRIVRLLNEKQIKEDVAFAKENGIHFVILWYHYGSEYEEKPDKSQTKWVNIGLEAGADIIIGGHPHVVQKVDVFQDDQNEEDRLVAYSLGNFLSAQNMEATDGGIILSFALELDSKQRKKIKSVTTEPVWVYPHGYKIIPILKYTKNEIPIKLPKHSEKKMLGYEAHLKKIPGISF from the coding sequence GTGAGAATTAAAGTTGTTGGTGATCTCATGTGCCATAACTCACAAATCTCTACCTATTACCGTGTAAAAACAAAAGATTATGATTCTAGTGGTAGTTTCGAATACGTATCAAATTCATTACAAGATGCTGATTTAACATTAGGCAATTTAGAAACTACGATCGCAACAGATCCAAATGAATTTACAGGTTATCCCAAATTTGGATCTCCCATTGGTTATTTAACGGGAATCCAAGATGCAGGATTTGATATTTTATCCACAGCTAACAATCATTCTGCTGACAAAGGTCCGTTTGGAATCGATAATACAATCGATTCAGTGATCCAAAAAGGTATGATTCCGATCGGAACTTTTAAAACAATTTCTGATTACTTAGAACGAAAGGATTTTTTTACAGAAATCAACGGAATCAAAATTGCGATTTATAATTATACATATTCAACCAATGGAATTCCTGTCAAAAATGATCGAATTGTTAGGCTTTTGAATGAAAAACAAATCAAAGAAGATGTGGCTTTCGCCAAAGAAAACGGAATTCATTTTGTAATCCTGTGGTATCACTATGGATCGGAGTATGAAGAAAAACCTGACAAATCACAAACCAAATGGGTGAACATTGGATTAGAAGCAGGAGCGGACATTATCATCGGCGGACATCCACATGTCGTCCAAAAAGTAGATGTATTTCAAGATGATCAAAATGAAGAAGACCGATTAGTTGCGTATTCATTGGGAAACTTTTTATCAGCACAAAATATGGAGGCAACCGATGGCGGAATTATTTTATCTTTTGCATTGGAGTTGGATTCCAAACAGAGGAAAAAAATCAAATCGGTAACAACTGAACCTGTTTGGGTTTATCCACATGGATATAAAATCATACCCATTCTGAAATACACAAAGAATGAAATTCCTATAAAACTCCCGAAACATTCTGAAAAGAAAATGCTGGGATATGAGGCGCATCTTAAAAAAATTCCCGGTATTAGTTTCTAG
- a CDS encoding L-threonylcarbamoyladenylate synthase, whose product MILYLHPENPEVRKLKQISDRLKDGAVYIFPTDTVYAIVADAHSKLGVEKIYAIRKLPKDKPLSLMCKDISMASNFIEYLPNSAYRLMKRVTPGPFTFVLKANKNLPKPSVVHHKDKQIGIRIPDHIYLTELLKIHDSPLTSTSAFCDDEFIIDIDDLESIYGNQVDGIVDGGIVKTELSTILQINDDSIDLIREGKGYDLIAGEISS is encoded by the coding sequence ATGATCCTATACCTCCATCCAGAAAATCCAGAAGTCCGAAAACTCAAACAGATTTCGGATAGGTTGAAAGATGGAGCCGTATATATTTTCCCAACTGACACAGTTTATGCGATTGTTGCGGATGCACACTCAAAACTTGGTGTAGAAAAAATATACGCCATTCGTAAATTACCCAAAGACAAACCACTTTCTCTTATGTGTAAAGACATTTCAATGGCATCCAATTTCATTGAATACTTACCTAATTCTGCCTATCGTTTGATGAAACGAGTGACACCAGGACCTTTTACCTTTGTCCTGAAAGCCAATAAAAATCTACCAAAACCTTCGGTTGTCCATCATAAAGACAAACAAATCGGCATTCGGATTCCTGATCATATCTATTTGACTGAACTTTTAAAAATCCATGATTCTCCTCTCACTTCCACTTCTGCCTTTTGTGATGACGAGTTTATCATCGATATTGATGATTTAGAATCTATTTATGGCAACCAAGTGGATGGGATTGTGGATGGCGGGATAGTCAAAACGGAACTTTCGACTATCTTACAAATCAATGATGATTCAATTGATTTGATCCGTGAAGGAAAAGGATATGATTTAATCGCAGGAGAAATTTCTAGTTAG
- a CDS encoding SDR family NAD(P)-dependent oxidoreductase, with the protein MSLFDVKGKTILITGASRGIGKTLALGFRDAGAIVYGAGSRPESIEWMAKESINGVVLDVRSEGAAYEVIGQIRAKHGKLDTLINNAGIATNTPASGFKEEELQNIVQTNYVGVFRNCQAYYKHHKKEGGNIINVASVLGMVGSKLASVYSGTKGAVITLSKALAIEWCNNGYRVNVICPGLIDTEMTDMIKDKEFIMKQVLAGIPMGRLGKPEELLGAAIYLASDTSSYMTGQCIVLDGGLTAQ; encoded by the coding sequence ATGAGTTTGTTTGATGTAAAAGGAAAAACAATTTTGATCACTGGTGCCAGCCGAGGCATTGGTAAAACATTGGCTCTAGGGTTTAGAGACGCTGGAGCTATCGTTTACGGTGCTGGTTCCAGACCAGAATCCATTGAATGGATGGCCAAAGAAAGTATCAATGGTGTGGTATTGGATGTGCGCAGTGAAGGTGCGGCTTATGAAGTCATTGGCCAAATCAGAGCAAAACATGGAAAACTGGATACTCTCATCAACAATGCAGGGATTGCAACAAACACTCCTGCTTCTGGATTTAAAGAAGAAGAATTACAAAATATAGTCCAAACAAACTATGTAGGTGTCTTTCGCAACTGCCAAGCCTATTACAAACACCATAAAAAAGAAGGTGGGAACATCATCAACGTAGCTTCGGTTCTGGGAATGGTGGGAAGTAAACTGGCTTCTGTTTATTCGGGCACAAAAGGTGCTGTCATCACTTTATCAAAAGCTCTAGCCATTGAGTGGTGTAATAATGGTTACCGAGTGAATGTGATTTGTCCTGGTCTTATTGATACAGAAATGACCGATATGATCAAAGACAAAGAATTCATCATGAAACAAGTGCTTGCTGGAATTCCGATGGGTCGACTCGGAAAACCAGAAGAATTACTAGGTGCAGCAATTTATTTAGCATCAGATACTTCTTCCTATATGACAGGCCAGTGTATCGTTCTTGATGGGGGGCTCACAGCACAGTAG